A genome region from Lactobacillus sp. ESL0791 includes the following:
- the asnB gene encoding asparagine synthase (glutamine-hydrolyzing), which produces MCGIVAFYNPEINDKQAAIGKMMAAIKHRGPDSDGFYTNDKVALGFRRLSIIDLRGGSQPIYNEDNSRAIIFNGEIYNFKPLRKELLAAGHTFTTKTDTEVLLHGFEEWGMDGLLKRVRGMFAFVIWDDNTQTMYGARDFFGIKPLYYSNENGHLMVASELKSLFAFPGFKRRLNVEAVKPYLMNQYNDLDETFFEGVYRFPAGHWFEYHDGQMKTHQYWDAEYKENNLSFEETIDKINEDLQETVKLYHNADVPVGAFLSEGVDSSYVTSILDPDDVFSISFDDATYDEASKAKALADIKGWKFFSDKVKADEAMRDFPEMQYHMEEPDANPSIIPLWYLCKMARKHVTVALSGEGADELFAGYVNYGMHTHNSVIKVFTSGLKKLSKKTQVKLAHTVKKMPNFPGKVHLYTNLAEPNEFYVGQSIIYDMDYPTIFTSEDANNILQPTYRNKLTVNGIYQKDFQKVKGIDNVKQMQYIDLHHFMLNDIEQKADKISMAHSLELRVPYLDRKIAELANSIPTKYLMNKHDTKYALRKASEKVLPEEWAKRPKLGFPTPIKQWLQEPRFDKQVRELFEEDFVNDIFEQKKILALLDENYHGDGSHRRQIWTIYTFLVWYKLFFVDYDGAVAKYQHVQPEVANLLKQGKLV; this is translated from the coding sequence ATGTGCGGAATCGTCGCTTTTTACAATCCAGAAATAAATGATAAACAGGCAGCTATCGGCAAAATGATGGCGGCGATCAAGCATCGTGGCCCCGATTCCGATGGCTTTTATACCAATGATAAAGTTGCGCTTGGTTTCAGGCGGCTGTCGATCATTGATTTGCGCGGCGGCAGCCAGCCAATTTATAATGAAGATAATTCCCGGGCAATTATTTTTAACGGCGAGATTTATAACTTTAAGCCGCTGCGCAAAGAACTGCTCGCGGCAGGACATACTTTTACTACTAAAACCGATACGGAGGTTTTGCTTCACGGCTTTGAGGAGTGGGGCATGGACGGCTTGCTGAAGCGGGTTCGCGGCATGTTTGCCTTTGTTATCTGGGATGATAATACGCAGACAATGTACGGTGCTCGTGATTTCTTTGGTATCAAGCCGCTGTATTACAGCAACGAAAATGGTCATCTGATGGTTGCGTCAGAATTAAAGAGCCTGTTTGCCTTTCCTGGTTTTAAACGGCGCCTGAACGTTGAGGCGGTTAAGCCTTATTTAATGAACCAGTATAACGACTTGGATGAGACCTTCTTTGAAGGCGTTTATCGTTTTCCAGCTGGTCATTGGTTTGAGTATCACGACGGTCAAATGAAGACCCACCAATACTGGGATGCCGAGTACAAGGAAAATAATCTGAGTTTTGAAGAGACGATTGACAAGATTAATGAAGATCTGCAGGAAACGGTCAAGCTTTACCATAATGCCGATGTTCCCGTGGGTGCATTCCTGTCTGAAGGGGTTGATTCAAGTTACGTCACCAGTATCTTGGACCCCGATGATGTGTTTTCGATTTCCTTTGATGATGCCACCTATGATGAAGCTTCAAAGGCGAAAGCCTTGGCCGATATTAAAGGCTGGAAGTTTTTCTCGGATAAGGTGAAAGCCGATGAGGCGATGCGTGATTTTCCGGAAATGCAGTATCACATGGAAGAGCCTGACGCTAATCCGTCGATTATCCCGCTCTGGTATCTCTGTAAAATGGCGCGTAAGCACGTAACGGTGGCCTTGTCTGGTGAGGGTGCCGACGAATTATTTGCGGGTTATGTCAATTACGGAATGCACACGCATAACAGCGTCATCAAGGTCTTCACTTCGGGCTTAAAAAAATTATCTAAGAAAACACAGGTTAAATTAGCACATACAGTTAAAAAAATGCCTAATTTCCCTGGTAAAGTGCACCTTTATACCAATTTGGCAGAGCCCAATGAATTTTATGTTGGCCAGTCGATTATTTACGACATGGATTATCCGACAATTTTCACTAGCGAGGATGCTAATAATATTTTGCAGCCGACATACCGCAATAAGTTGACGGTTAATGGCATTTACCAAAAGGACTTTCAAAAAGTTAAGGGGATTGATAACGTTAAGCAAATGCAGTATATTGATCTGCATCACTTTATGTTAAACGACATTGAGCAAAAAGCCGACAAGATTTCGATGGCGCATTCACTTGAATTACGGGTACCGTACCTGGACCGGAAGATTGCCGAATTGGCCAATTCAATCCCGACCAAGTATCTGATGAATAAACATGATACCAAGTACGCTTTGCGCAAGGCTTCAGAAAAGGTCCTGCCGGAAGAATGGGCTAAGCGGCCGAAGTTAGGTTTTCCGACTCCGATTAAGCAGTGGCTGCAAGAACCTCGTTTTGATAAACAGGTGCGGGAATTATTTGAAGAAGATTTTGTCAACGATATTTTTGAACAAAAAAAGATTTTAGCTTTGCTGGATGAGAATTATCATGGCGATGGTTCGCACCGGCGGCAGATTTGGACAATTTATACTTTCTTAGTTTGGTATAAATTATTCTTTGTTGATTATGATGGTGCGGTTGCAAAATATCAGCACGTTCAACCAGAAGTAGCTAATTTACTTAAACAAGGGAAATTAGTCTAG